From the genome of Longispora fulva:
CATCTCCGTGCCGGGGGTCGCGCGGCTGCGCGTACCCGTCATCGGTTGGGTCTTTCGTCGGTTCGGGGTCCTGGCCCTGCTCGCCGCCGGGTGGGAGTTCGTGCCCCGACTCGGCTTCGTGGACGCCACGTTCCTGCCGCCGTTGTCGGAGGTCCTCGGCGCGTGGTGGGACCTGGCCCGCTCCGGCGAGCTGTGGAACCATGTCGAGATCAGCCTGGTCCGCTCGCTCAGCGGGTTCGCGCTGGCCATCGCGCTGGCGATCCCGCTGGGCCTGCTGATCGGCTGGTACAGGCCCGTGGCCGAGGCGCTCAGCCCCGCCCTCGAACTGTTCCGCAACACCTCCGCGCTCGCGCTGCTGCCCGTGTTCATCCTGATCCTGGGCCTCGGCGAGACCTCCAAGATCTCCCTGATCGTGTACGCCTGCTCCTGGCCGATCCTGCTCAACACCATCAGCGGGGTACGCGGCGTCGACCCCCTGCTGATCAAGGCCTCGGTCTCCCTGGGCCTCAAGCCGGCCCGCCTGTTCCAGAAGGTGATCCTGCCGGCGGCCGTGCCCACGGTCTTCACCGGCGTCCGGCTCGCTGGCGCCTACTCGATCCTGGTCCTCGTCGCCGCCGAGATGGTCGGCGCGAAGGCCGGCCTCGGCTACCTGATCAACGCCTCGCAGTTCAACTTCGCCGTGCCCGACATGTACGCGGGCATCCTCACCATCTCGGCCATCGGCCTGGTGTTCAACCAGGTCCTCGTCACCCTCGAACGCCGCTTCTCGACCTGGAGAACCACATGACCCGCCAGCTGCACCTCAACGCGTTCCTGATGGGCGTCGGCCACCACGAGGCCGCGTGGCGGCACCCCAGCACCGACCCCCGCAAGGTCCTCGACGTGAAACACTTCCAGGACCTCGCCCGGATCGCCGAACGCGGCACGCTCGACTCGCTGTTCCTCGCCGACGGCCTGTTCGTCGGGCCCAACGCCCGGCACAACATCCTGTCGGTGTTCGAACCGCTCACCCTTCTGTCCGCCCTGGCCGCCGTGACCGAGCACATCGGGCTCATCGCGACCGTGTCCACCAGCTACCACGAGCCGTTCAACGTGGCCCGCAAGTTCGCCTCCCTCGACCACATCAGCGGCGGCCGGGCCGGCTGGAACATCGTCACCTCCGCCACCGACGGCGAGGCCCGCAACTTCAACCTGCCCGGGGTCGCCGCGCACCGCGACCGCTACGACCGAGCCGAGGAGTTCGTCGACGTCACCCTCAAACTGTGGGACAGCTGGGAGGACGACGCCCTGCGCTTCGACGTCGAGGCCGGGGTGTTCGCCGAGACCACGAAGCTGCACGCCATCTCCCACGTCGGCGCACGGTTCCGGGTCGACGGGCCCCTCAACACGCCCCGCTCGCCCCAGGGCCGGCCGCTGCTCGTCCAGGCCGGCTCGTCGCGGGACGGCAGGGACTTCGCCGCCCGGTACGCCGAGGCCGTGTTCACCGCCCAGCAGACCCTCGCCGAGGCCCAGAACTTCTACGCCGACCTCAAGGCACGCGCCTACGAACACGGCCGCGAGGTACGCGTCCTCCCCGGCATCGCCCCCGTGATCGGCTCCACGGAGGCCGAGGCCCTCGCCCTGGCCGCCGACCTCCAGGAACTGATCGTCACCGACCACGCGATCCACCAACTCTCCCAGATCCTCCAACTCGACCTCAGCACCTACGCGCTCGACGGCCCGCTGCCCGACGTCCCCGACTCGACGACGATCGAGGGCATGCAGAGCCGCTACCAACTCGTGGTCGACCTCGCCCGACGGGAGAAGCTCACGATCCGCCAGCTCCTCGGCCGGCTCGGCGGCGGACGCGGCCACCGGGTCGTCGCCGGCACCCCCGAACAGATCGCCGACGAGATCGAACTGTGGTTCCTGTCCGGCGCGGCCGACGGTTTCAACGTGATGCCCCCGGTCCTGCCGTCCGGACTCGAAGCCTTCGTGGACCACGTGGTGCCAGAACTCCGCCGACGCGGCCTGTTCCGCGAGTCCTACACCGGCTCCACTCTGCGCGAGCACTACGGCCTGCCCCGCCCGGCGAGCCGCTACACGGCGGTCCCGGCATGAGCCTCGCCACCGACGCGCAGGACCTGTTGTTCCGGGCTGCCCGGACCGCGAACACGTTCACCGACGAACCGGTCACCGACACCCAGGTCCACGCCATCTACGACCTGATCCGCTTCGGCCCGACCGGCGCCAACGCCCAACCCCTGCGGATCGTGCTGGTCCGCACACCGGAGGCCAGGGCCCGCCTGCTCACCCACGTCAGCGCCACCAACGGGCCCAAGATCGCCGCCGCCCCACTCGTCGCGATCCTGGCCGCCGACACCCGATTCCACGAGACCCTGCCCAGGCTCTTCCCTCACAACCCGGGAGCCCGCGACTGGTACGCCGACCCCGCCTTCCGCGAGTCCCAGGCCCGCTTCAACGCCTCGATCCAGATCGGCTACCTCCTGGTCGGCATCCGCGCGGCGGGCCTGTCCGCGGGCCCCATGGGCGGCTTCGACGCACCGGGGGTCGACAAGGACTTCTTCCCCGACGGCCGGCTACGCTCCCAACTCCTCGTCAACATCGGCCGCCCCGGCCCGAACGCCTGGCAGGCCCGCCTCCCCCGCCTGGAACCCACCGAGGTGATCACCACGGTGTAAACCTCAGACCGCGACTCTCGCGGCGAGACTCCGTGGCCGCCGGCCGGGGACCGGAATCGGGGTGTGGGCCCGACCCCGAACCCGGCGGCCACGGCCCACCCTCCACAACCCGCCCCACCCCCGGCCCGCCGCCCCGGCACCCAACAGAGCCGGTGGGGTCGGGTTCGGAGGGAGTAAAAGGCTCTTCTCCCTCCGAACCCGACCCCACCGGCGCCCCTACCGGTGCACCTACCGACGCGGCGTCCGCAGATTCAAACTCTCCAACCAGTGATCCACCCGCAACAACACCGTCAACAGAAACGCCGCCACGAGCGCCAACCCGACCCCC
Proteins encoded in this window:
- a CDS encoding ABC transporter permease, coding for MASISVPGVARLRVPVIGWVFRRFGVLALLAAGWEFVPRLGFVDATFLPPLSEVLGAWWDLARSGELWNHVEISLVRSLSGFALAIALAIPLGLLIGWYRPVAEALSPALELFRNTSALALLPVFILILGLGETSKISLIVYACSWPILLNTISGVRGVDPLLIKASVSLGLKPARLFQKVILPAAVPTVFTGVRLAGAYSILVLVAAEMVGAKAGLGYLINASQFNFAVPDMYAGILTISAIGLVFNQVLVTLERRFSTWRTT
- a CDS encoding LLM class flavin-dependent oxidoreductase, with translation MTRQLHLNAFLMGVGHHEAAWRHPSTDPRKVLDVKHFQDLARIAERGTLDSLFLADGLFVGPNARHNILSVFEPLTLLSALAAVTEHIGLIATVSTSYHEPFNVARKFASLDHISGGRAGWNIVTSATDGEARNFNLPGVAAHRDRYDRAEEFVDVTLKLWDSWEDDALRFDVEAGVFAETTKLHAISHVGARFRVDGPLNTPRSPQGRPLLVQAGSSRDGRDFAARYAEAVFTAQQTLAEAQNFYADLKARAYEHGREVRVLPGIAPVIGSTEAEALALAADLQELIVTDHAIHQLSQILQLDLSTYALDGPLPDVPDSTTIEGMQSRYQLVVDLARREKLTIRQLLGRLGGGRGHRVVAGTPEQIADEIELWFLSGAADGFNVMPPVLPSGLEAFVDHVVPELRRRGLFRESYTGSTLREHYGLPRPASRYTAVPA
- a CDS encoding malonic semialdehyde reductase, producing the protein MSLATDAQDLLFRAARTANTFTDEPVTDTQVHAIYDLIRFGPTGANAQPLRIVLVRTPEARARLLTHVSATNGPKIAAAPLVAILAADTRFHETLPRLFPHNPGARDWYADPAFRESQARFNASIQIGYLLVGIRAAGLSAGPMGGFDAPGVDKDFFPDGRLRSQLLVNIGRPGPNAWQARLPRLEPTEVITTV